The Coffea arabica cultivar ET-39 chromosome 3c, Coffea Arabica ET-39 HiFi, whole genome shotgun sequence genome contains a region encoding:
- the LOC140037546 gene encoding magnesium transporter MRS2-I-like isoform X1, whose protein sequence is MGREGGYVVPVDPGTGTGGGLKKKGAGSRSWILMDSSGQETVLDVDKYAIMHRVQIHARDLRILDPLLSYPSAILGRDRAIVLNLEHIKAIITAEEVLLRDPLDDNVTPVVEELRRRLKSVNSNHENHEDGKELLAHNDVENGEEDGITCVSTLLVFFSLLEEVITTSDSYSKSPFEFRALEVALEAICSYLAARTIELETAVYPALDMLTSKISSRNLDRVRKLKSQMTRLTARVQKVRDELEQLLDDDDDMADLYLSRKLAGASSPVSGSGAAGWFLATPTIGSKISRASRASVATVRGDEDDVEELEMLLEAYFMQIDSTLNKLATLREYIDNTEDYINIQLDNHRNQLIQLELFLSSGTVCMSIYSLIAGIFGMNIPYTWNDDHGYMFKWVVVFSGFLAALTFVLIISYARYKGLVG, encoded by the exons ATGGGTCGGGAAGGCGGGTACGTGGTGCCAGTGGATCCGGGTACGGGTACCGGTGGTGGGTTGAAGAAAAAGGGTGCCGGGTCACGCAGCTGGATTTTGATGGATTCTTCCGGCCAAGAAACCGTCTTGGACGTCGACAAATATGCGATCATGCATCGCGTGCAAATCCACGCGCGTGATCTTCGCATTCTCGACCCTCTTTTGTCGTATCCCTCCGCGATTCTTGGTCGCGATAGAGCCATTGTTCTCAATCTGGAG CATATCAAGGCTATCATTACGGCTGAAGAG GTTCTACTTCGAGATCCATTAGATGACAATGTAACTCCTGTTGTTGAGGAACTACGAAGGCGTTTGAAATCTGTCAATTCTAATCATGAAAATCATGAAGATGGGAAGGAGTTGCTTGCCCATAATGATGTCGAAAATGGTGAAGAAGATGGTATAACTTGTGTCTCCACTCTCCTAGTGTTCTTTAGTTTATTGGAGGAAGTAATAACGACAAGTGATTCTTATTCTA AATCTCCATTTGAATTTAGGGCCCTGGAGGTAGCGTTGGAAGCTATATGTAGTTACCTTGCTGCCCGCACAATAGAATTGGAGACTGCTGTCTACCCAGCTTTAGATATGCTAACATCCAAG ATTAGTAGCCGTAACTTAGACCGAGTTCGTAAATTGAAGAGTCAAATGACTAGGTTGACTGCTCGAGTGCAAAAG GTGAGAGATGAGCTTGAACAGCTTTTGGATGACGATGATGATATGGCTGATCTTTACTTGTCAAGAAAGTTGGCTGGTGCATCTTCGCCTGTTAGTGGATCAGGTGCTGCTGGTTGGTTTCTTGCGACTCCTACCATAGGCTCAAAGATTTCCAGAGCTAGTAGGGCAAGTGTAGCTACGGTCCGTGGGGATGAAGATGATGTCGAGGAGCTTGAGATGTTACTCGAG GCTTATTTTATGCAAATTGATAGCACACTGAACAAGTTGGCTACG TTACGTGAGTATATTGATAACACAGAAGACTACATAAACATTCAG CTGGACAATCATCGAAATCAGCTGATTCAG CTAGAGCTCTTTCTCAGTTCGGGTACCGTATGTATGTCTATCTATTCGTTAATAGCTGGAATCTTTGGCATGAACATACCCTATACTTGGAATGATGACCATGGTTACATGTTTAAATGG GTTGTCGTCTTCTCGGGGTTTCTTGCTGCTCTAACGTTTGTGCTCATTATTTCGTATGCTCGTTATAAGGGACTTGTTGGATAA
- the LOC140037546 gene encoding magnesium transporter MRS2-2-like isoform X4, whose translation MGREGGYVVPVDPGTGTGGGLKKKGAGSRSWILMDSSGQETVLDVDKYAIMHRVQIHARDLRILDPLLSYPSAILGRDRAIVLNLEHIKAIITAEEVLLRDPLDDNVTPVVEELRRRLKSVNSNHENHEDGKELLAHNDVENGEEDESPFEFRALEVALEAICSYLAARTIELETAVYPALDMLTSKISSRNLDRVRKLKSQMTRLTARVQKVRDELEQLLDDDDDMADLYLSRKLAGASSPVSGSGAAGWFLATPTIGSKISRASRASVATVRGDEDDVEELEMLLELREYIDNTEDYINIQLDNHRNQLIQLELFLSSGTVCMSIYSLIAGIFGMNIPYTWNDDHGYMFKWVVVFSGFLAALTFVLIISYARYKGLVG comes from the exons ATGGGTCGGGAAGGCGGGTACGTGGTGCCAGTGGATCCGGGTACGGGTACCGGTGGTGGGTTGAAGAAAAAGGGTGCCGGGTCACGCAGCTGGATTTTGATGGATTCTTCCGGCCAAGAAACCGTCTTGGACGTCGACAAATATGCGATCATGCATCGCGTGCAAATCCACGCGCGTGATCTTCGCATTCTCGACCCTCTTTTGTCGTATCCCTCCGCGATTCTTGGTCGCGATAGAGCCATTGTTCTCAATCTGGAG CATATCAAGGCTATCATTACGGCTGAAGAG GTTCTACTTCGAGATCCATTAGATGACAATGTAACTCCTGTTGTTGAGGAACTACGAAGGCGTTTGAAATCTGTCAATTCTAATCATGAAAATCATGAAGATGGGAAGGAGTTGCTTGCCCATAATGATGTCGAAAATGGTGAAGAAGATG AATCTCCATTTGAATTTAGGGCCCTGGAGGTAGCGTTGGAAGCTATATGTAGTTACCTTGCTGCCCGCACAATAGAATTGGAGACTGCTGTCTACCCAGCTTTAGATATGCTAACATCCAAG ATTAGTAGCCGTAACTTAGACCGAGTTCGTAAATTGAAGAGTCAAATGACTAGGTTGACTGCTCGAGTGCAAAAG GTGAGAGATGAGCTTGAACAGCTTTTGGATGACGATGATGATATGGCTGATCTTTACTTGTCAAGAAAGTTGGCTGGTGCATCTTCGCCTGTTAGTGGATCAGGTGCTGCTGGTTGGTTTCTTGCGACTCCTACCATAGGCTCAAAGATTTCCAGAGCTAGTAGGGCAAGTGTAGCTACGGTCCGTGGGGATGAAGATGATGTCGAGGAGCTTGAGATGTTACTCGAG TTACGTGAGTATATTGATAACACAGAAGACTACATAAACATTCAG CTGGACAATCATCGAAATCAGCTGATTCAG CTAGAGCTCTTTCTCAGTTCGGGTACCGTATGTATGTCTATCTATTCGTTAATAGCTGGAATCTTTGGCATGAACATACCCTATACTTGGAATGATGACCATGGTTACATGTTTAAATGG GTTGTCGTCTTCTCGGGGTTTCTTGCTGCTCTAACGTTTGTGCTCATTATTTCGTATGCTCGTTATAAGGGACTTGTTGGATAA
- the LOC140037546 gene encoding magnesium transporter MRS2-I-like isoform X3 has translation MGREGGYVVPVDPGTGTGGGLKKKGAGSRSWILMDSSGQETVLDVDKYAIMHRVQIHARDLRILDPLLSYPSAILGRDRAIVLNLEHIKAIITAEEVLLRDPLDDNVTPVVEELRRRLKSVNSNHENHEDGKELLAHNDVENGEEDESPFEFRALEVALEAICSYLAARTIELETAVYPALDMLTSKISSRNLDRVRKLKSQMTRLTARVQKVRDELEQLLDDDDDMADLYLSRKLAGASSPVSGSGAAGWFLATPTIGSKISRASRASVATVRGDEDDVEELEMLLEAYFMQIDSTLNKLATLREYIDNTEDYINIQLDNHRNQLIQLELFLSSGTVCMSIYSLIAGIFGMNIPYTWNDDHGYMFKWVVVFSGFLAALTFVLIISYARYKGLVG, from the exons ATGGGTCGGGAAGGCGGGTACGTGGTGCCAGTGGATCCGGGTACGGGTACCGGTGGTGGGTTGAAGAAAAAGGGTGCCGGGTCACGCAGCTGGATTTTGATGGATTCTTCCGGCCAAGAAACCGTCTTGGACGTCGACAAATATGCGATCATGCATCGCGTGCAAATCCACGCGCGTGATCTTCGCATTCTCGACCCTCTTTTGTCGTATCCCTCCGCGATTCTTGGTCGCGATAGAGCCATTGTTCTCAATCTGGAG CATATCAAGGCTATCATTACGGCTGAAGAG GTTCTACTTCGAGATCCATTAGATGACAATGTAACTCCTGTTGTTGAGGAACTACGAAGGCGTTTGAAATCTGTCAATTCTAATCATGAAAATCATGAAGATGGGAAGGAGTTGCTTGCCCATAATGATGTCGAAAATGGTGAAGAAGATG AATCTCCATTTGAATTTAGGGCCCTGGAGGTAGCGTTGGAAGCTATATGTAGTTACCTTGCTGCCCGCACAATAGAATTGGAGACTGCTGTCTACCCAGCTTTAGATATGCTAACATCCAAG ATTAGTAGCCGTAACTTAGACCGAGTTCGTAAATTGAAGAGTCAAATGACTAGGTTGACTGCTCGAGTGCAAAAG GTGAGAGATGAGCTTGAACAGCTTTTGGATGACGATGATGATATGGCTGATCTTTACTTGTCAAGAAAGTTGGCTGGTGCATCTTCGCCTGTTAGTGGATCAGGTGCTGCTGGTTGGTTTCTTGCGACTCCTACCATAGGCTCAAAGATTTCCAGAGCTAGTAGGGCAAGTGTAGCTACGGTCCGTGGGGATGAAGATGATGTCGAGGAGCTTGAGATGTTACTCGAG GCTTATTTTATGCAAATTGATAGCACACTGAACAAGTTGGCTACG TTACGTGAGTATATTGATAACACAGAAGACTACATAAACATTCAG CTGGACAATCATCGAAATCAGCTGATTCAG CTAGAGCTCTTTCTCAGTTCGGGTACCGTATGTATGTCTATCTATTCGTTAATAGCTGGAATCTTTGGCATGAACATACCCTATACTTGGAATGATGACCATGGTTACATGTTTAAATGG GTTGTCGTCTTCTCGGGGTTTCTTGCTGCTCTAACGTTTGTGCTCATTATTTCGTATGCTCGTTATAAGGGACTTGTTGGATAA
- the LOC140037546 gene encoding magnesium transporter MRS2-I-like isoform X2, with the protein MGREGGYVVPVDPGTGTGGGLKKKGAGSRSWILMDSSGQETVLDVDKYAIMHRVQIHARDLRILDPLLSYPSAILGRDRAIVLNLEHIKAIITAEEVLLRDPLDDNVTPVVEELRRRLKSVNSNHENHEDGKELLAHNDVENGEEDGITCVSTLLVFFSLLEEVITTSDSYSKSPFEFRALEVALEAICSYLAARTIELETAVYPALDMLTSKISSRNLDRVRKLKSQMTRLTARVQKVRDELEQLLDDDDDMADLYLSRKLAGASSPVSGSGAAGWFLATPTIGSKISRASRASVATVRGDEDDVEELEMLLELREYIDNTEDYINIQLDNHRNQLIQLELFLSSGTVCMSIYSLIAGIFGMNIPYTWNDDHGYMFKWVVVFSGFLAALTFVLIISYARYKGLVG; encoded by the exons ATGGGTCGGGAAGGCGGGTACGTGGTGCCAGTGGATCCGGGTACGGGTACCGGTGGTGGGTTGAAGAAAAAGGGTGCCGGGTCACGCAGCTGGATTTTGATGGATTCTTCCGGCCAAGAAACCGTCTTGGACGTCGACAAATATGCGATCATGCATCGCGTGCAAATCCACGCGCGTGATCTTCGCATTCTCGACCCTCTTTTGTCGTATCCCTCCGCGATTCTTGGTCGCGATAGAGCCATTGTTCTCAATCTGGAG CATATCAAGGCTATCATTACGGCTGAAGAG GTTCTACTTCGAGATCCATTAGATGACAATGTAACTCCTGTTGTTGAGGAACTACGAAGGCGTTTGAAATCTGTCAATTCTAATCATGAAAATCATGAAGATGGGAAGGAGTTGCTTGCCCATAATGATGTCGAAAATGGTGAAGAAGATGGTATAACTTGTGTCTCCACTCTCCTAGTGTTCTTTAGTTTATTGGAGGAAGTAATAACGACAAGTGATTCTTATTCTA AATCTCCATTTGAATTTAGGGCCCTGGAGGTAGCGTTGGAAGCTATATGTAGTTACCTTGCTGCCCGCACAATAGAATTGGAGACTGCTGTCTACCCAGCTTTAGATATGCTAACATCCAAG ATTAGTAGCCGTAACTTAGACCGAGTTCGTAAATTGAAGAGTCAAATGACTAGGTTGACTGCTCGAGTGCAAAAG GTGAGAGATGAGCTTGAACAGCTTTTGGATGACGATGATGATATGGCTGATCTTTACTTGTCAAGAAAGTTGGCTGGTGCATCTTCGCCTGTTAGTGGATCAGGTGCTGCTGGTTGGTTTCTTGCGACTCCTACCATAGGCTCAAAGATTTCCAGAGCTAGTAGGGCAAGTGTAGCTACGGTCCGTGGGGATGAAGATGATGTCGAGGAGCTTGAGATGTTACTCGAG TTACGTGAGTATATTGATAACACAGAAGACTACATAAACATTCAG CTGGACAATCATCGAAATCAGCTGATTCAG CTAGAGCTCTTTCTCAGTTCGGGTACCGTATGTATGTCTATCTATTCGTTAATAGCTGGAATCTTTGGCATGAACATACCCTATACTTGGAATGATGACCATGGTTACATGTTTAAATGG GTTGTCGTCTTCTCGGGGTTTCTTGCTGCTCTAACGTTTGTGCTCATTATTTCGTATGCTCGTTATAAGGGACTTGTTGGATAA
- the LOC140037546 gene encoding magnesium transporter MRS2-2-like isoform X5, producing the protein MTIFGGYWQHIKAIITAEEVLLRDPLDDNVTPVVEELRRRLKSVNSNHENHEDGKELLAHNDVENGEEDGITCVSTLLVFFSLLEEVITTSDSYSKSPFEFRALEVALEAICSYLAARTIELETAVYPALDMLTSKISSRNLDRVRKLKSQMTRLTARVQKVRDELEQLLDDDDDMADLYLSRKLAGASSPVSGSGAAGWFLATPTIGSKISRASRASVATVRGDEDDVEELEMLLEAYFMQIDSTLNKLATLREYIDNTEDYINIQLDNHRNQLIQLELFLSSGTVCMSIYSLIAGIFGMNIPYTWNDDHGYMFKWVVVFSGFLAALTFVLIISYARYKGLVG; encoded by the exons ATGACAATTTTTGGTGGATATTGGCAGCATATCAAGGCTATCATTACGGCTGAAGAG GTTCTACTTCGAGATCCATTAGATGACAATGTAACTCCTGTTGTTGAGGAACTACGAAGGCGTTTGAAATCTGTCAATTCTAATCATGAAAATCATGAAGATGGGAAGGAGTTGCTTGCCCATAATGATGTCGAAAATGGTGAAGAAGATGGTATAACTTGTGTCTCCACTCTCCTAGTGTTCTTTAGTTTATTGGAGGAAGTAATAACGACAAGTGATTCTTATTCTA AATCTCCATTTGAATTTAGGGCCCTGGAGGTAGCGTTGGAAGCTATATGTAGTTACCTTGCTGCCCGCACAATAGAATTGGAGACTGCTGTCTACCCAGCTTTAGATATGCTAACATCCAAG ATTAGTAGCCGTAACTTAGACCGAGTTCGTAAATTGAAGAGTCAAATGACTAGGTTGACTGCTCGAGTGCAAAAG GTGAGAGATGAGCTTGAACAGCTTTTGGATGACGATGATGATATGGCTGATCTTTACTTGTCAAGAAAGTTGGCTGGTGCATCTTCGCCTGTTAGTGGATCAGGTGCTGCTGGTTGGTTTCTTGCGACTCCTACCATAGGCTCAAAGATTTCCAGAGCTAGTAGGGCAAGTGTAGCTACGGTCCGTGGGGATGAAGATGATGTCGAGGAGCTTGAGATGTTACTCGAG GCTTATTTTATGCAAATTGATAGCACACTGAACAAGTTGGCTACG TTACGTGAGTATATTGATAACACAGAAGACTACATAAACATTCAG CTGGACAATCATCGAAATCAGCTGATTCAG CTAGAGCTCTTTCTCAGTTCGGGTACCGTATGTATGTCTATCTATTCGTTAATAGCTGGAATCTTTGGCATGAACATACCCTATACTTGGAATGATGACCATGGTTACATGTTTAAATGG GTTGTCGTCTTCTCGGGGTTTCTTGCTGCTCTAACGTTTGTGCTCATTATTTCGTATGCTCGTTATAAGGGACTTGTTGGATAA
- the LOC140037546 gene encoding magnesium transporter MRS2-2-like isoform X6, with product MTIFGGYWQHIKAIITAEEVLLRDPLDDNVTPVVEELRRRLKSVNSNHENHEDGKELLAHNDVENGEEDESPFEFRALEVALEAICSYLAARTIELETAVYPALDMLTSKISSRNLDRVRKLKSQMTRLTARVQKVRDELEQLLDDDDDMADLYLSRKLAGASSPVSGSGAAGWFLATPTIGSKISRASRASVATVRGDEDDVEELEMLLEAYFMQIDSTLNKLATLREYIDNTEDYINIQLDNHRNQLIQLELFLSSGTVCMSIYSLIAGIFGMNIPYTWNDDHGYMFKWVVVFSGFLAALTFVLIISYARYKGLVG from the exons ATGACAATTTTTGGTGGATATTGGCAGCATATCAAGGCTATCATTACGGCTGAAGAG GTTCTACTTCGAGATCCATTAGATGACAATGTAACTCCTGTTGTTGAGGAACTACGAAGGCGTTTGAAATCTGTCAATTCTAATCATGAAAATCATGAAGATGGGAAGGAGTTGCTTGCCCATAATGATGTCGAAAATGGTGAAGAAGATG AATCTCCATTTGAATTTAGGGCCCTGGAGGTAGCGTTGGAAGCTATATGTAGTTACCTTGCTGCCCGCACAATAGAATTGGAGACTGCTGTCTACCCAGCTTTAGATATGCTAACATCCAAG ATTAGTAGCCGTAACTTAGACCGAGTTCGTAAATTGAAGAGTCAAATGACTAGGTTGACTGCTCGAGTGCAAAAG GTGAGAGATGAGCTTGAACAGCTTTTGGATGACGATGATGATATGGCTGATCTTTACTTGTCAAGAAAGTTGGCTGGTGCATCTTCGCCTGTTAGTGGATCAGGTGCTGCTGGTTGGTTTCTTGCGACTCCTACCATAGGCTCAAAGATTTCCAGAGCTAGTAGGGCAAGTGTAGCTACGGTCCGTGGGGATGAAGATGATGTCGAGGAGCTTGAGATGTTACTCGAG GCTTATTTTATGCAAATTGATAGCACACTGAACAAGTTGGCTACG TTACGTGAGTATATTGATAACACAGAAGACTACATAAACATTCAG CTGGACAATCATCGAAATCAGCTGATTCAG CTAGAGCTCTTTCTCAGTTCGGGTACCGTATGTATGTCTATCTATTCGTTAATAGCTGGAATCTTTGGCATGAACATACCCTATACTTGGAATGATGACCATGGTTACATGTTTAAATGG GTTGTCGTCTTCTCGGGGTTTCTTGCTGCTCTAACGTTTGTGCTCATTATTTCGTATGCTCGTTATAAGGGACTTGTTGGATAA